The following proteins are co-located in the Microbulbifer sp. VAAF005 genome:
- the ccmB gene encoding heme exporter protein CcmB, producing MSTVDVQTPVSEVRSGPGFMALFRIEMLLALRKRADIANPLLFFVTVLALLPLGVGPEPELLAKMAPGMIWVMALLSTMLSQESLFKGDFEDGTLEQLTLLPQPLYFAVLAKSLVHWIATGLPLALLSPLLALMLNLPVDGYVCLLVSLLLGTASLSLIGAIGAALTVALRRPGLLLALIVMPLYVPVLIFGTGAVQAAIDGYAYSAQLAILAALLAAAAALAPLAAAGAIRISLDN from the coding sequence ATGTCGACAGTTGATGTCCAAACGCCGGTGAGCGAAGTGCGCAGTGGCCCCGGTTTTATGGCGCTGTTCCGGATTGAAATGCTCTTGGCGTTGAGAAAAAGAGCAGATATTGCCAACCCCTTATTATTTTTCGTGACGGTTTTAGCACTTTTGCCGTTAGGGGTAGGACCTGAGCCCGAACTTCTGGCAAAGATGGCTCCAGGCATGATCTGGGTAATGGCCCTACTGTCCACAATGCTATCCCAGGAAAGCCTTTTTAAAGGTGATTTTGAAGATGGCACCCTGGAGCAGCTCACCCTGTTACCACAACCGCTTTACTTTGCGGTTCTTGCAAAATCCCTGGTGCACTGGATTGCCACAGGCTTGCCGCTGGCATTGCTATCGCCGCTGCTCGCCTTAATGCTGAATCTGCCGGTGGATGGTTATGTTTGTTTGCTGGTTTCCCTATTGCTGGGAACCGCGAGTTTGAGTTTGATCGGAGCTATTGGCGCAGCACTCACTGTTGCCTTGCGCCGCCCCGGTTTGCTCTTGGCACTAATTGTTATGCCGCTGTATGTGCCCGTGCTAATCTTCGGCACCGGCGCAGTTCAGGCGGCAATTGATGGCTATGCCTACAGCGCCCAACTGGCGATATTGGCAGCACTCCTAGCGGCTGCTGCGGCACTGGCGCCACTCGCTGCTGCGGGTGCAATACGTATTAGCCTGGATAATTGA
- the ccmD gene encoding heme exporter protein CcmD, with translation MGFQFANLADFLTMDGHGVFVWVSYAVTFLSLAGMALYPYIARRGLKAELVRQQKIAQRRRQAVSERTVTTKKETAEEPA, from the coding sequence GTGGGGTTTCAATTTGCCAACCTGGCTGATTTCCTGACGATGGACGGCCACGGTGTATTTGTGTGGGTGTCCTACGCGGTGACTTTCCTGAGTCTCGCGGGGATGGCTCTCTACCCTTACATTGCCCGCCGCGGCCTGAAGGCAGAGCTGGTGCGACAGCAGAAAATTGCCCAGCGCCGCCGCCAGGCAGTGAGTGAGCGCACAGTAACCACAAAGAAAGAAACAGCAGAGGAACCGGCTTAA
- a CDS encoding LysE family translocator, with product MISIEFLITSFIVVLIPGTGVLYTVAAGLFKGKRASISAALGCTLGIIPSILACIMGLSVIIHTSALSFQLVKYAGVAYLLYLAWSMLKSSNSLTLEENQKKQSLTSIAFKGFMINILNPKLTIFFLAFLPQFIPSQIQNPVDSMLILGLAFMVMTFLVFIVYGLLATVIRNYVIHSEKISVIIQRAFAGSFAALGLKLAFTSRE from the coding sequence ATGATAAGCATTGAGTTTTTGATTACCTCTTTTATCGTTGTGTTGATACCGGGAACGGGAGTTCTATATACAGTTGCTGCGGGGCTATTCAAGGGTAAAAGGGCAAGTATTTCTGCAGCGTTAGGTTGTACGCTAGGCATCATCCCCTCTATCCTTGCTTGCATCATGGGGCTGTCCGTAATCATTCATACCAGTGCATTATCATTCCAGCTTGTAAAATATGCAGGGGTCGCGTACTTACTGTACTTAGCTTGGTCAATGCTTAAATCCAGCAACTCTCTGACTCTAGAAGAAAATCAAAAGAAACAGAGTTTAACTTCAATTGCTTTCAAGGGATTTATGATTAATATCTTAAACCCAAAGCTAACCATCTTCTTCCTGGCATTCTTACCCCAGTTTATTCCCTCTCAAATACAGAACCCCGTAGATAGTATGCTGATACTTGGGCTTGCCTTCATGGTTATGACCTTTCTGGTTTTCATTGTTTATGGCTTACTAGCAACAGTCATTCGAAATTATGTTATTCACTCAGAAAAAATTAGCGTTATCATTCAACGAGCCTTTGCTGGTAGCTTCGCAGCTTTAGGACTCAAACTCGCCTTTACGAGCAGGGAATGA
- a CDS encoding cytochrome c maturation protein CcmE produces the protein MHPVRKQRLILVLVLVVLSSAAVGFVAYAMRGNIDYFYAPKAFAAGEVPVEKRIRAGGCVVPGSVQRTTDSLEVQFVITDGEAQLSVVFDKILPDLFAEGEAAVITGQLMPSGVLRADQVLAKHDETYTPPEVADTMVSHEGCSDGAKI, from the coding sequence ATGCACCCTGTACGCAAGCAACGCCTGATACTCGTACTTGTCCTGGTGGTATTGTCCAGTGCAGCAGTAGGTTTTGTAGCCTATGCGATGCGCGGCAATATCGATTATTTCTATGCCCCCAAGGCCTTTGCAGCGGGTGAAGTCCCGGTGGAAAAGCGGATTCGCGCGGGAGGCTGTGTTGTCCCGGGCAGTGTGCAGCGAACTACTGATAGCCTGGAAGTCCAGTTTGTGATTACTGATGGCGAGGCTCAACTCTCCGTAGTCTTTGACAAAATCCTGCCGGATCTATTTGCCGAAGGCGAAGCAGCAGTGATTACCGGCCAGTTGATGCCAAGCGGTGTTCTGCGTGCGGACCAGGTTCTGGCCAAGCACGATGAAACTTATACGCCACCTGAAGTAGCCGACACCATGGTTTCCCATGAAGGTTGTTCCGATGGAGCGAAAATATGA
- a CDS encoding T6SS immunity protein Tdi1 domain-containing protein — protein MDNEVDIFAPVTDLGKRDALECWRWLVGKQASMCLLTSMGDLFFKRKEGLLNKERVYFLDTGTGEMELAAKSWIVFREMMAAMKDIPGHWFKYRLLLELVEQPLTQGCCYSPIQPPIMGGEYITENYQSISWEVHLDLLGQIHEQLSGLPPGTPIASISLKIEED, from the coding sequence ATGGATAATGAAGTAGATATTTTTGCTCCAGTTACTGATCTAGGAAAAAGAGATGCCCTTGAATGCTGGAGATGGCTAGTTGGCAAACAGGCCTCCATGTGCCTTCTGACCTCCATGGGAGATTTATTCTTCAAAAGGAAGGAAGGCCTACTGAACAAGGAACGTGTCTATTTCCTAGATACTGGCACAGGAGAAATGGAACTTGCCGCTAAATCCTGGATTGTATTCCGAGAGATGATGGCAGCAATGAAAGATATTCCGGGCCACTGGTTTAAATATAGATTATTACTTGAGTTAGTGGAGCAACCATTAACTCAAGGTTGTTGCTATTCACCAATCCAACCACCGATAATGGGCGGGGAGTACATTACAGAAAATTATCAATCTATATCTTGGGAAGTCCATCTAGATCTGTTAGGACAGATACATGAGCAACTCAGCGGCCTTCCCCCAGGAACACCAATAGCTAGTATAAGCTTAAAAATTGAAGAAGATTGA
- a CDS encoding heme lyase CcmF/NrfE family subunit, translated as MIPELGHFALIVGLLLSVALATVPMAGSYSSRPVWMDAGRPLALGIFAFVLIAFACLTTSFVQSDFTVNYVAQNSNSILPVYYKVTAVWGGHEGSILLWLLIQAGWAAAVALFGKQLPPELSARVLSVLGFVLIGFFLFILFTSNPFDRTLPFPPMEGSDLNPLLQDPGMIFHPPLLYMGYVGFSVAFAFAIAALLGGQLDAVWARWARPWTAVAWGFLTLGIALGSWWAYYELGWGGWWFWDPVENASLMPWLVGTALMHSLAVTEKRGLFKSWTILLAIFAFSLSLLGTFLVRSGVITSVHAFATDPLRGSFILGFLAVIVGTSLLLFALRAPTVSARSVFSFRSLETFLLGNNILLMLIMGMVLTGTLYPLLADAMNWGKVSVGPPFFNLFFVPLMVVLCLLVGMGVRANWKDSRWDKLLSAWRLPFVASLVVALLWTLALGDFHWGAALGIFIGIWVFASSIADIVAKTRNSSSFFAGLKRQRASYYGMHIAHIGLAVSVLGVVLTTVYSIEEDVRMGAGDSFQVSGYDFKFDGVRMVQGPNYRAFEGVLHVSKDGKPVAELHPQKRNYLSGGNTMTEAAIDTGLFRDIYVALGEPMDRSNPSGDWAVRLQYKAFVVWIWLGSLLMAIGGAITVADKRYRKAKAAKPVDVEVTGNVATA; from the coding sequence ATGATCCCTGAGCTGGGCCATTTTGCGTTAATTGTCGGCTTGCTGCTTTCGGTTGCTCTCGCAACAGTGCCGATGGCCGGTAGCTATTCATCGCGCCCTGTGTGGATGGATGCGGGGCGTCCGCTGGCTCTGGGTATTTTTGCGTTCGTTCTGATCGCTTTTGCCTGCCTGACCACTTCTTTTGTGCAAAGTGATTTCACGGTTAATTACGTAGCACAGAACTCCAACAGTATCCTGCCGGTTTATTACAAAGTTACCGCTGTATGGGGTGGGCATGAGGGCTCCATTCTGTTGTGGCTTTTGATTCAGGCTGGTTGGGCTGCGGCAGTAGCGCTGTTTGGTAAGCAGCTGCCCCCAGAGCTTTCCGCGCGGGTTTTATCCGTACTCGGTTTTGTACTGATCGGGTTTTTCCTGTTTATTCTATTTACCTCCAACCCATTTGATCGCACCCTGCCATTCCCGCCGATGGAAGGTTCTGACCTGAACCCGCTGTTGCAGGACCCGGGTATGATTTTCCATCCGCCCTTGCTTTATATGGGGTATGTGGGTTTCTCGGTAGCCTTTGCTTTTGCTATTGCGGCACTGCTCGGTGGCCAGCTGGACGCGGTGTGGGCCCGTTGGGCAAGACCCTGGACGGCTGTGGCTTGGGGCTTCCTGACACTGGGTATTGCCTTGGGTAGCTGGTGGGCTTATTACGAGCTGGGCTGGGGTGGTTGGTGGTTCTGGGATCCGGTTGAGAATGCATCCCTGATGCCTTGGTTGGTGGGGACTGCCTTGATGCACTCCTTGGCGGTAACTGAGAAGCGTGGGCTGTTTAAGAGCTGGACTATCCTGCTGGCGATTTTCGCTTTCAGTCTCAGCCTACTCGGCACCTTCCTGGTGCGCTCAGGGGTGATTACCTCGGTGCATGCATTTGCTACTGACCCACTGCGAGGCAGCTTTATTCTGGGCTTCCTGGCTGTAATTGTCGGCACTTCGCTGCTGTTGTTTGCCCTGCGCGCACCGACAGTGAGCGCTCGCAGTGTTTTCTCTTTCCGCTCTTTGGAAACCTTCCTGCTTGGCAATAACATCCTGTTGATGCTGATTATGGGCATGGTTTTGACCGGTACTCTTTACCCGCTGCTGGCCGACGCCATGAACTGGGGCAAGGTGAGTGTGGGTCCGCCCTTCTTTAATCTTTTCTTCGTGCCACTGATGGTTGTTCTCTGCCTGTTGGTGGGTATGGGCGTGCGCGCCAACTGGAAAGACAGCCGCTGGGACAAACTGCTGAGCGCATGGCGTTTGCCATTTGTCGCTTCGTTGGTAGTTGCGTTGCTGTGGACCCTGGCCCTGGGAGATTTCCACTGGGGAGCGGCGCTGGGAATCTTTATTGGTATCTGGGTCTTTGCTTCCAGCATCGCTGATATCGTGGCTAAAACCCGCAACTCCAGCTCATTCTTTGCCGGCCTTAAGCGTCAGAGAGCCAGTTACTACGGGATGCATATCGCACATATCGGCCTGGCAGTTTCTGTGTTGGGGGTAGTACTGACCACCGTTTACAGCATTGAGGAAGATGTGCGTATGGGTGCTGGGGACAGTTTCCAGGTTTCCGGTTACGACTTCAAATTTGACGGTGTTCGTATGGTTCAGGGGCCTAATTACCGGGCCTTTGAAGGTGTATTGCATGTCAGCAAGGACGGGAAGCCGGTTGCAGAGCTGCATCCCCAGAAACGCAATTACCTGTCTGGTGGCAACACCATGACAGAGGCGGCGATCGATACCGGACTCTTCCGCGATATTTATGTGGCCCTCGGTGAGCCGATGGACAGGTCTAACCCAAGCGGTGATTGGGCTGTGCGACTTCAGTACAAAGCCTTTGTGGTATGGATTTGGCTGGGCTCGCTTCTGATGGCGATCGGTGGAGCTATTACTGTAGCGGATAAGCGCTATCGCAAAGCGAAAGCCGCTAAACCTGTAGATGTAGAAGTTACAGGCAATGTTGCTACGGCGTAA
- a CDS encoding PA3496 family putative envelope integrity protein: protein MSGHVNERRLDFDNVGIPQIATEVLKEATSQPPRDARRMVEDKLEEKRLRRELMDYDFD from the coding sequence ATGAGCGGCCACGTTAACGAAAGACGCCTAGATTTTGATAATGTGGGTATTCCACAAATTGCAACTGAAGTGCTGAAGGAAGCTACCTCTCAGCCACCACGCGACGCACGTCGAATGGTAGAAGACAAATTGGAGGAAAAGCGTTTAAGGCGTGAATTAATGGACTATGATTTCGACTAA
- a CDS encoding CPBP family intramembrane glutamic endopeptidase has protein sequence MKESLSSLKITVVFLILTASLYPIGYWLIFHMESAVPLMLSVGLATVTTCLIFKKSLGSLGWSWGSWKYQWLSYLVPLGYVAAAYLIMWILGFGEWYNSEYVTALREGYKVDGWSDTSVILFRFLITASISFILILPGVLGEEIGWRGLLVLELSKLMSFSGIALTSGFTWAAWHWPMMVAGVYGNETAPLSYQLFFFTLGLMSMSVIMTYVRLKTNSVWPAVIFHMSHNAFIQKFFNPLTLQSTDSGWYLNEFGMVLPVVIFCISIYFWRKGQQEFGSAQPASELLSPKNS, from the coding sequence ATGAAAGAATCGCTGAGTTCGCTCAAAATTACCGTTGTTTTTTTAATTCTCACAGCGAGCCTCTACCCTATCGGATACTGGCTAATTTTTCACATGGAAAGCGCAGTACCCTTAATGCTTTCTGTTGGGCTTGCCACGGTCACAACATGCTTGATATTCAAGAAGAGCCTGGGCTCCTTAGGATGGTCTTGGGGAAGCTGGAAATATCAGTGGTTAAGCTATTTGGTACCCTTGGGCTATGTAGCAGCTGCCTACCTCATTATGTGGATCTTAGGTTTCGGGGAGTGGTATAACTCAGAATACGTTACGGCACTAAGAGAAGGGTATAAAGTAGATGGCTGGAGTGATACCAGTGTAATCCTCTTTAGGTTCTTAATTACTGCGAGTATCAGCTTTATATTGATACTGCCTGGAGTTTTAGGAGAGGAGATTGGATGGCGTGGATTGCTTGTACTTGAGCTCTCAAAGCTTATGTCCTTCTCAGGGATCGCATTAACCTCTGGGTTTACATGGGCCGCCTGGCATTGGCCCATGATGGTAGCAGGTGTCTACGGGAATGAAACAGCCCCTCTCAGCTATCAGTTGTTTTTCTTTACGCTAGGCTTAATGTCAATGTCAGTCATCATGACTTACGTAAGATTAAAGACTAACAGTGTTTGGCCTGCCGTTATTTTCCACATGAGTCACAATGCATTTATTCAAAAATTCTTTAATCCTTTGACCCTACAAAGCACAGATTCAGGCTGGTATCTCAATGAGTTTGGTATGGTTTTACCTGTAGTTATTTTTTGTATCAGCATTTATTTCTGGAGAAAGGGCCAACAAGAGTTCGGCTCCGCTCAACCAGCAAGCGAACTGTTGTCTCCAAAAAACTCTTGA
- a CDS encoding HNH endonuclease family protein: protein MRLKSLLIVSMLTLSGCYEVTPQSYDRSEWLPRWSDVDGDCQNTRQELLIRLSLAPVAFSNEKSCTVVSGLWMDPYTGRFFEKASDLDVEHIVPLSWAHKYGGASWSREQRRAFAEDPANLWLVDDGHNRSKGDKGPDQWLPPYKPAQAIYIRQFEVVARKYRLGD, encoded by the coding sequence ATGCGACTCAAGTCTTTATTAATAGTGTCCATGCTGACCCTCAGCGGGTGTTATGAAGTAACCCCTCAATCTTATGATCGCAGTGAGTGGTTGCCACGGTGGTCTGATGTCGATGGTGATTGCCAGAATACTCGCCAGGAGCTATTGATCCGTCTCTCTTTGGCTCCTGTTGCCTTCAGCAATGAAAAGAGCTGTACAGTGGTTTCAGGCCTGTGGATGGATCCCTATACGGGACGGTTTTTTGAAAAAGCTTCGGATCTGGATGTGGAGCATATAGTACCGCTATCTTGGGCTCATAAGTACGGTGGTGCTAGCTGGAGCCGGGAGCAGCGTAGAGCTTTTGCAGAAGATCCTGCAAATTTGTGGCTGGTTGATGATGGCCACAATCGCAGTAAGGGAGATAAAGGGCCCGATCAGTGGCTGCCGCCCTATAAGCCAGCTCAAGCCATTTATATTCGTCAGTTTGAGGTTGTGGCCCGTAAGTATCGGCTTGGAGACTGA
- the ccmA gene encoding cytochrome c biogenesis heme-transporting ATPase CcmA has translation MTPKSQVVLQVRDLACERDGRRLFEGLQFSLQAGAAIQIKGSNGAGKTTLLRTLIGSSSDFTGEILWCDSAYPQSLSAMRESLLYIGHRGGVRSGLTPLENLTWYGADHEDALNALDKVDLTGFEDSLCHSLSAGQNRRVALARLFLPDSPRLWILDEPLTALDVVGVAALEEQMAVHLYSGGSILLTSHQPLSLAGLSEVNLSDYSVSEPFEDFGGEHVDS, from the coding sequence GTGACCCCTAAGTCCCAAGTTGTGCTGCAAGTGAGAGATCTCGCCTGCGAAAGGGATGGTCGGCGCTTGTTTGAGGGCCTTCAGTTTTCCCTTCAAGCCGGCGCTGCAATTCAAATCAAAGGCAGTAATGGCGCGGGTAAAACGACCTTGCTGCGCACTTTGATTGGCAGTAGCAGTGATTTCACTGGAGAGATCCTTTGGTGTGATAGCGCCTATCCGCAATCGCTCTCGGCGATGCGTGAGTCCTTACTATATATCGGGCATAGGGGCGGAGTGCGCAGTGGCCTGACTCCGCTGGAAAACCTCACCTGGTATGGTGCTGACCATGAGGACGCGCTCAATGCGCTCGACAAAGTCGACCTGACCGGCTTTGAGGATAGCTTGTGCCACTCCCTTTCCGCCGGCCAGAATCGCCGTGTTGCCTTGGCGCGATTATTTCTACCTGATTCCCCTCGATTATGGATACTCGATGAGCCTTTGACTGCCCTCGATGTTGTGGGTGTTGCTGCTTTGGAAGAGCAAATGGCGGTTCATCTTTATAGCGGTGGTTCAATTCTGCTGACCTCACACCAACCTCTGTCATTAGCCGGACTCAGTGAGGTTAATTTGTCTGACTATTCAGTCTCTGAGCCTTTTGAGGATTTTGGGGGAGAGCATGTCGACAGTTGA
- the hdeA gene encoding acid-activated periplasmic chaperone HdeA, whose product MKSKQFILPLVIASLAASAAFADNHPKKPAKDWTCADFLAIDDEFKPKAVYWAAAYAKKGTEEGDMLDIEGTEKVTPMVITACTKAPKESFWAKFKDEWHKVGMHHKKDKAEKQMMKMQKKMQDGTQMNNSNGGSGTNGTNQ is encoded by the coding sequence GTGAAAAGTAAGCAGTTCATTCTTCCTTTGGTAATTGCCAGTCTTGCTGCTTCTGCTGCCTTCGCGGATAACCATCCCAAGAAGCCGGCGAAAGACTGGACCTGTGCGGATTTCCTGGCTATCGACGATGAGTTTAAACCTAAAGCAGTTTATTGGGCTGCCGCCTACGCCAAGAAAGGCACGGAAGAGGGGGATATGCTGGATATTGAAGGCACAGAAAAAGTGACGCCGATGGTGATTACCGCCTGCACCAAAGCGCCAAAAGAATCTTTCTGGGCTAAGTTCAAAGATGAGTGGCACAAGGTGGGGATGCACCACAAGAAGGACAAAGCTGAAAAGCAGATGATGAAGATGCAGAAAAAAATGCAGGATGGCACTCAGATGAACAATAGTAATGGTGGCAGTGGCACAAACGGGACTAACCAGTAG
- a CDS encoding 2OG-Fe(II) oxygenase has translation MNNLATHIGPWLDATTLIGQESQIHQQPFPFFVAKNLLAENLMASFVKDFPKLKGAGYLPYDRSSCGTTINELIEQFRAPEFADAIGNNLGIENLSQYPTYVSISRTLKKRHGRIHTDGQSKIATALLYLNPEWSLDGTGCLRFLKSGDNFEDTAAPEVKPSYGTLAAFKRADNSFHGHLPFEGKRLVIQVAWLVSDADKNRKAKRGKLTSKLKRLLGWFGGNSAATQNM, from the coding sequence ATGAATAATCTCGCCACCCATATCGGTCCGTGGCTCGACGCTACTACTTTAATTGGCCAAGAAAGCCAGATTCACCAACAGCCATTTCCTTTCTTCGTTGCCAAGAACTTGCTGGCCGAGAACCTGATGGCATCCTTTGTCAAAGACTTCCCAAAGCTTAAAGGGGCAGGCTACCTTCCCTACGATAGAAGCAGTTGTGGCACCACAATAAATGAACTGATTGAACAGTTTAGGGCTCCGGAATTTGCCGATGCTATTGGCAACAACCTGGGTATTGAGAATCTTTCTCAATACCCAACCTATGTTTCCATTAGCCGTACACTCAAGAAACGCCACGGCCGCATCCATACCGACGGACAGTCAAAAATTGCTACCGCCCTGCTCTACCTAAACCCGGAGTGGTCCTTGGACGGCACAGGCTGCCTGCGCTTCTTAAAAAGCGGCGATAACTTTGAAGATACCGCAGCCCCGGAAGTAAAACCTTCGTACGGTACCCTGGCCGCATTTAAGCGAGCCGATAACTCGTTCCATGGGCACTTGCCTTTTGAGGGTAAAAGATTGGTTATCCAGGTAGCCTGGTTAGTCAGCGATGCTGACAAGAACAGAAAGGCCAAGCGCGGCAAATTAACTTCAAAACTCAAGCGTCTGCTGGGCTGGTTTGGAGGCAACTCTGCGGCCACACAAAATATGTAG
- a CDS encoding heme ABC transporter permease: MAWQWFHRLGSPRWFYQKTEAWLPWLALASVVLLAVGSVWGLGFAPEDAKQGNSYRIIFIHVPAAFLALAGYYIMAISGAIGLIWKMKLSFAVMRAAAPIGAVLTFVSLFTGAVWGKPTWGAYWVWDARITSMLILLFLYVGVMALTHAVNREQVADKASALLALVGTVNIPIIYKSVDWWFTLHQPATIRLTESSSIDPSMFYPLLTMIIGFYCMYAWTLLTHTRTLLLKREMRTKWVQEELAGGR; this comes from the coding sequence TTGGCTTGGCAATGGTTTCACCGCCTGGGTTCGCCCCGCTGGTTCTATCAAAAAACTGAAGCCTGGCTGCCATGGCTGGCGCTGGCTAGTGTTGTATTGCTCGCTGTAGGCAGTGTTTGGGGCCTGGGTTTTGCCCCAGAAGATGCCAAGCAGGGCAATAGTTACCGCATTATCTTTATCCATGTACCCGCCGCCTTCCTGGCACTGGCCGGTTACTACATTATGGCGATCAGCGGTGCTATCGGCTTGATCTGGAAGATGAAGCTCTCCTTTGCCGTGATGCGCGCTGCCGCGCCGATCGGTGCGGTATTGACCTTTGTCTCGCTATTTACCGGTGCTGTGTGGGGTAAACCTACATGGGGTGCTTACTGGGTATGGGACGCCCGCATTACTTCAATGCTGATACTCCTGTTTCTCTATGTCGGCGTTATGGCACTTACCCACGCAGTGAACCGGGAGCAAGTCGCCGACAAAGCTTCTGCGTTGCTGGCCCTGGTGGGCACCGTGAATATCCCGATTATTTACAAGTCCGTAGACTGGTGGTTTACCTTGCACCAGCCCGCGACCATTCGCCTGACCGAATCCAGCAGTATTGATCCGAGCATGTTCTACCCGTTGCTGACCATGATTATCGGTTTCTACTGTATGTATGCCTGGACCCTGCTGACTCACACCCGCACTCTGCTGCTCAAGCGCGAGATGCGCACCAAGTGGGTACAGGAAGAACTGGCGGGAGGTCGATAA